The genomic stretch CAGGCTGCGGATCGGGATTTTGACAACCCGCTTGCCGCTGGACAAAATAATATTTTCCTCGGAAACGAGATCGGGCAAATTTTTTTTGATCGCTTCCCGTATTTTTTCATTGTGCCGCATCTGATCCTGATGGCCTTTACGGTGCAAGGACCAATCCTCGCGGGAGATGATAAACAATGGCTCCGGCAATGTGTACCCCTCCTTCGCTGCTGCAAAATTAGCGCTATCAGTAATAGCGTATGAGCCAAACGGGGAGAAAGTACGGCGCGCATTAAATGGCGTTTGTTTCGATTCCAAATCGAATGCCAATCCAATTGGAATAAATACCATAAGATGTTCGTGGAAAAATGCTATCTCATTTTGTACCAGATCAAGAACCAAACAGTGTATGTTGACTATATTTGACAGGCATCTTGCGTCTTTGGCTTTTGCCAAAGCCTCCCGGATGGCGCCCCTGCAGCTACTTTTTAGCTGTATGGTCGCGCGCAAAATCGCGCTGGATTTTTATATATTACATGCTACAATACTTGCAAAGAGGAAACTCTTGGTGATTTCTTAAGGTGAGGAGATGCTGCATGGTCAACAAAGTAATCGTGAATGCCGATTTGCCGGAAGGAATTATTAGCAGGGAAATATACGGCCATTTCGCCGAACATTTGGGACGGTGCATTTACGAGGGGATCTGGGTCGGCGAAGATTCCGCCATTCCGAACACGAAAGGAATTCGCAACGATGTCGTGGAGGCGCTAAGGCGCATCCAAATTCCCGTGCTGCGCTGGCCGGGAGGCTGTTTTGCCGACGAATATCACTGGAAAGACGGCGTCGGACCACGGGATAAGCGCAAGCGGATGGTCAATACGCATTGGGGCGGAGTCGTCGAAAATAATCATTTCGGCACGCATGAATTTTTTCTGCTTTGCGAAATGCTGGGCTGCGAGCCGTATATCACGGGCAATGTCGGCAGCGGAACCGTTCAGGAGATGCAGGAATGGGTCGAATATATGACCTTCGACGGCGAATCGCCGATGACCGACTGGAGAAAGGCCAACGGACGGGAAAAGCC from Bacilli bacterium encodes the following:
- a CDS encoding alpha-N-arabinofuranosidase, translated to MVNKVIVNADLPEGIISREIYGHFAEHLGRCIYEGIWVGEDSAIPNTKGIRNDVVEALRRIQIPVLRWPGGCFADEYHWKDGVGPRDKRKRMVNTHWGGVVENNHFGTHEFFLLCEMLGCEPYITGNVGSGTVQEMQEWVEYMTFDGESPMTDWRKANGREKPWRLKYFGVGNENWGCGGHMRPEYYADEYRRYQTYVRNYGENRLYK